In Athene noctua chromosome 8, bAthNoc1.hap1.1, whole genome shotgun sequence, a genomic segment contains:
- the DAW1 gene encoding dynein assembly factor with WD repeat domains 1, with translation MRLRLRRLLLRYYPPGIILDYIQGGDPKTRSIDLLDLRPDTDVIALVEEIQKREPLITVSYKEHVIHLVRRLQEKLGEKKDHKFYLFKVLKTHILPLTNVAFNKSGSRFITGSYDRTCKVWDTASGEELCTLEGHRNVVYAIAFNNPYGDKIATGSFDKTCKLWSTETGKCYHTFRGHSAEIVCLSFNLQSTLLATGSMDTTAKLWDIEKGEEIVTLSGHSAEIIALSFNTTGDRIITGSFDHRVVVWDVDTGRILHTLTGHRGEISSAQFNWDCSLIVTGSMDKTCMLWNAMTGTHIATLIGHSDEILDVCFDYAGQRIATASADGSARVYNAETRKCIAKLEGHGGEISKVCFNPKGNCILTASSDKTARLWDAATGHCLQILEGHTDEIFSCAFNYKGDIIITGSKDNTCRIWH, from the exons atgaggctgaggctgaggcGGCTGCTGCTGCGCTACTACCCGCCGG gaattattcTGGATTATATACAAGGTGGTGATCCAAAGACCAGATCTATAGATCTACTTGATCTTAGACCTGA CACAGATGTCATAGCCTTAGTAGAAGAAATTCAAAAACGAGAACCTCTCATCACAGTTTCATACAAGGAACATGTCATACATTTAGTACGAAGATTGCAAGagaaactaggggaaaaaaaggatcaCAAGTTCTATCTTTTTAAG GTACTTAAAACACATATATTGCCCCTGACTAATGTAGCATTTAACAAATCTGGTTCCCG CTTTATCACTGGAAGCTATGACAGAACCTGCAAAGTATGGGATACTGCATCAGGAGAAGAGCTATGTACACTGGAGGGACACAGGAATGTTGTCTATGCAATAGCTTTCAATAATCCCTATgg TGACAAGATTGCCACTGGATCTTTTGATAAAACCTGCAAACTGTGGAGTACAGAAACAGGCAAATGTTACCATACTTTCAGAGGACATAGTGCAGAAATA GTATGTTTATCATTTAATCTTCAGAGCACATTGCTGGCAACTGGAAGCATGGATACCACTGCCAAATTATGGGATatagagaaaggagaagaaatagtCACTTTAAGT GGGCACTCAGCAGAAATTATTGCATTGTCTTTCAACACCACAGGAGATAGGATTATCACTGGCTCCTTTGACCACAGAGTGGTAGTGTGGGATGTTGACACTGGCAG GATATTACATACTTTAACGGGTCACCGAGGAGAGATTAGCAGTGCACAGTTCAACTGGGACTGTTCTCTCATTGTCACTGGATCAATGGACAAAACATGCATG CTTTGGAATGCTATGACTGGGACACATATAGCAACTTTAATAGGTCACAGTGATGAAATATTGGATGTCTGCTTTGATTATGCTGGCCAGCGTATTGCAACTGCTTCTGCTGATG GATCAGCAAGAGTCTATAATGCAGAAACAAGAAAGTGCATTGCAAAACTAGAAGGTCATGGAGGTGAAATTTCAAAG GTTTGTTTTAACCCTAAAGGCAATTGTATACTAACAGCCAGCTCCGATAAAACAGCTCGACTCTGGGATGCTGCTACTGGACACTGCCTTCAGATATTAGAGGGTCATACTGATGAGATATTCTCCTGTGCTTTTAATTACAAAGGTGATATAATCATTACAG GAAGCAAGGATAACACCTGTAGAATATGGCACTga
- the CCL20 gene encoding C-C motif chemokine 20: MAGFSSKSLVLVSLLGLLGLLLCGSSEAQSNQDCCLSYTKVRLPRWALKGYTEQLSSEVCDIHAIIFHTYSGLNACVNPKEGWVKKHLLFLSHKLKKMSM, translated from the exons ATGGCTGGCTTTAGCAGCAAGAGCTTGGTCCTGGTTTCCCTGCTGGggctcctggggctgctcctgtgcGGCAGCTCGGAAG CACAAAGCAACCAGGATTGCTGCCTGTCTTACACCAAAGTGCGTCTGCCTCGATGGGCCCTGAAGGGTTATACTGAACAGCTCTCCAGTGAAGTCTGCGATATCCATGCGATCAT tttCCACACCTACAGTGGACTGAATGCCTGTGTAAATCCTAAGGAAGGCTGGGTCAAGAAGCATCTTCTTTTCCTGAG CCATAAGCTCAAGAAGATGTCCATGTGA